One stretch of Xiphophorus maculatus strain JP 163 A chromosome 19, X_maculatus-5.0-male, whole genome shotgun sequence DNA includes these proteins:
- the erg28 gene encoding probable ergosterol biosynthetic protein 28 yields the protein MSRFLNVLRSWLVMVSVIAMGNTVQSFRDHSFLSEKLYTGTPEFVNGLQARTFGIWTLLSSIIRCACAIDIQNKTLYHITLWTFVLALGHFLSEAFIYKTAPLTIGVMAPLIVASFSIIGMLIGFQCFPETQEELGARQKKRN from the exons ATGAGCCGCTTTCTGAACGTCCTCCGGAGCTGGCTGGTGATGGTGTCCGTCATAGCGATGGGAAACACCGTGCAGAGCTTCAGGGACCATAGCTTCCTCTCAGAGAAACTGTACACGGGAACGCCAGAGTTTG TAAATGGTCTCCAAGCTCGAACATTTGGTATTTGGACATTGCTGTCGTCAATCATCCGCTGTGCCTGTGCCATTGATATCCAGAACAAAAC GCTATATCACATTACTTTATGGACATTTGTGTTGGCACTGGGTCACTTTCTGTCGGAAGCATTCATCTACAAAACTGCACCACTGACTATTGGAGTGATGGCACCACTCATTGTTGCAA GTTTTTCCATCATAGGAATGCTCATTGGATTCCAGTGTTTTCCAGAGACTCAGGAAGAATTGGGAGCACGGCAGAAGAAGCGAAACTAG